Proteins encoded within one genomic window of Rubritalea squalenifaciens DSM 18772:
- a CDS encoding amidohydrolase family protein, with protein sequence MNTRFAKILLPIAGLVSFAVSAIAQTSVPDVEASDPQSSFTLITNVRIFDGKSDELTPSMSVLIEGNKISKIAKVIPAPDKATVINGEGRTLTPGFIDTHVHLMWNTGMGEFFDSPPDYLAALTLVEAKNTLMRGFTTVRDTGGAVLGVKKAIDQWIPHWTPHLCLRSSHRHDIWTRRLQNIE encoded by the coding sequence ATGAATACACGTTTTGCTAAAATACTTTTGCCAATCGCCGGATTGGTCAGTTTTGCTGTCTCTGCAATTGCGCAGACCTCCGTTCCTGACGTTGAGGCCTCTGACCCTCAAAGCTCATTCACCCTGATCACCAACGTCAGAATCTTCGACGGAAAAAGCGATGAACTCACTCCGTCGATGAGCGTGCTGATCGAAGGGAACAAGATCTCGAAGATCGCCAAGGTTATTCCCGCCCCAGATAAAGCAACGGTAATCAATGGCGAGGGCAGGACATTGACTCCGGGCTTCATCGATACACATGTTCATCTCATGTGGAATACCGGCATGGGTGAGTTTTTTGATTCTCCACCCGATTACCTCGCCGCACTCACATTAGTAGAAGCCAAGAACACACTCATGAGGGGGTTTACTACCGTGCGGGACACTGGTGGTGCCGTACTCGGCGTGAAGAAAGCCATTGACCAATGGATACCACATTGGACCCCGCATTTATGCCTCCGGAGCAGCCATCGGCATGACATCTGGACACGGCGATTACAGAACATTGAATGA
- a CDS encoding amidohydrolase family protein, translating to MTSGHGDYRTLNELPRQLGGAAESILERIGGTVFADGVPEVLTASRDQMRRGSHFLKIFVGGAVSGLRDPLDIMEYSFEEIKAAADEADRWNTYVAAHAYTDRATRVALEAGVLSIEHANLLTEDTMKLLVEKGAYLSAQTGFFLAPPPESFNKQQKERQQMAADGLDKQMKLAKKHKAKVLFGTDFVGSMELKKLQANEFTNRTKWFSNAEILRQATSINSEILELSGPRNPYPGKLGVIEEGAYADLLLINGNPLEDISILTKPDESLALIMKDGKVYKNTVNE from the coding sequence ATGACATCTGGACACGGCGATTACAGAACATTGAATGAACTGCCCCGACAGCTGGGAGGCGCAGCAGAGTCAATCTTGGAACGGATCGGTGGGACTGTATTTGCGGACGGGGTGCCAGAAGTCCTCACAGCAAGTCGCGATCAGATGCGGCGTGGATCTCATTTTCTAAAGATCTTCGTGGGCGGTGCGGTCAGCGGCTTGCGCGACCCGCTTGATATTATGGAGTACTCGTTCGAGGAGATTAAGGCGGCTGCCGATGAAGCCGACCGGTGGAATACCTATGTCGCAGCACATGCCTATACTGATCGAGCAACCCGCGTCGCTCTAGAAGCTGGAGTCTTGTCCATTGAACACGCCAATCTGCTTACCGAAGATACGATGAAACTGCTTGTCGAGAAAGGCGCTTATCTCTCCGCTCAAACAGGCTTTTTCTTGGCTCCGCCGCCGGAAAGTTTCAACAAGCAACAGAAGGAGCGACAGCAGATGGCGGCAGACGGTCTGGACAAGCAGATGAAACTAGCCAAGAAGCATAAAGCCAAAGTGCTGTTCGGCACTGACTTCGTTGGCTCTATGGAACTGAAAAAGCTTCAGGCCAATGAATTTACCAATCGCACAAAATGGTTCTCCAACGCTGAGATTTTGAGGCAGGCAACATCGATCAACTCAGAAATTCTGGAGTTATCTGGGCCACGCAATCCCTATCCGGGCAAGCTTGGCGTCATCGAGGAAGGCGCATATGCCGATCTTTTGCTCATCAACGGAAATCCGCTTGAAGATATTTCGATTTTAACCAAGCCGGACGAATCGCTCGCCCTGATCATGAAAGACGGGAAGGTTTACAAGAACACCGTGAATGAATAG
- a CDS encoding metal-dependent hydrolase family protein: protein MKLQTIVACVCSSFVFALGLQSTAAEEKPVTTLITNAKIFNGVDEELITGKSILIEDNKIAKIAANITAPEGGSVIDAGGRILTPGFIDTHAHMMFQMSFGQAATADEEYIAYVATQTAETYLMMGFTTVRDVGGDSFSLKKAIDQGILKGPRIFPSGPMISQTSGHSDHRTDAQDARPLFNEPSVYMKYGHVAVADGVPEVLTVVREALRRGATQIKICTGGGTGSYADPLDVEQFTDEEIQAAVQAATHWNTYVTSHCYNAEGIIRAVENGVKCIEHGNLMNEKAMRVMKEKNIWLSPQVIVYTFHPDGYTDDQKAKHDEAYAGIDTMFKVAKKIGFNNISFGSDIITSPKMLKRVPEEFELRTKWFTPAEILMQATSKSGELLMMAGPRNRYGKLGVIEEGALADLLLINGDPFKNISILTKPDESLALIMKDGKVYKDTLNE, encoded by the coding sequence ATGAAACTCCAAACGATCGTCGCGTGTGTATGCTCCTCATTCGTCTTTGCCCTCGGCCTGCAATCTACCGCAGCTGAGGAAAAGCCAGTCACCACGCTCATCACCAATGCCAAGATTTTCAACGGTGTTGACGAAGAGCTCATCACCGGAAAATCCATCCTCATTGAGGATAATAAGATCGCAAAGATCGCTGCTAACATCACGGCCCCGGAGGGGGGCTCGGTGATCGATGCCGGAGGACGGATTTTAACCCCAGGCTTCATCGACACGCACGCTCACATGATGTTTCAGATGTCCTTTGGGCAGGCAGCCACGGCAGACGAGGAATACATCGCCTACGTCGCTACTCAGACCGCAGAGACTTACCTGATGATGGGCTTCACGACCGTACGCGACGTCGGTGGTGATTCGTTCTCGCTGAAGAAGGCTATCGACCAGGGGATCCTGAAAGGACCACGCATCTTTCCAAGCGGGCCGATGATATCTCAAACCTCTGGCCACTCCGACCACCGAACCGACGCCCAGGATGCGCGTCCGCTCTTCAATGAACCAAGCGTTTACATGAAATATGGTCACGTGGCCGTGGCCGATGGCGTCCCCGAGGTCCTCACCGTCGTCCGCGAGGCTCTTCGCCGTGGGGCCACCCAGATAAAAATCTGTACAGGAGGGGGGACTGGCTCTTACGCCGACCCTCTTGATGTTGAGCAATTCACGGATGAAGAAATCCAGGCGGCAGTCCAAGCGGCAACCCACTGGAACACCTATGTCACCTCCCATTGCTACAATGCAGAAGGAATTATTCGGGCCGTCGAGAACGGTGTAAAGTGCATCGAGCACGGAAACCTCATGAACGAGAAAGCCATGCGGGTGATGAAGGAGAAGAACATCTGGCTTTCACCCCAGGTCATCGTATACACCTTTCATCCGGACGGCTATACCGACGATCAAAAGGCAAAGCACGACGAGGCCTACGCCGGCATCGACACCATGTTCAAGGTCGCCAAGAAGATCGGTTTCAACAACATCAGCTTCGGGTCGGACATCATTACTTCCCCCAAGATGCTCAAGAGAGTTCCCGAGGAGTTCGAGCTGCGCACTAAGTGGTTCACACCCGCAGAGATTCTCATGCAAGCTACCTCAAAGTCCGGCGAGCTCTTAATGATGGCTGGACCACGAAACCGTTATGGAAAGCTCGGTGTCATCGAGGAAGGCGCCTTGGCTGACCTGCTTCTAATCAATGGTGACCCTTTCAAGAACATCTCCATTCTGACCAAGCCGGACGAATCGCTCGCCCTGATCATGAAAGACGGGAAGGTCTACAAGGACACCTTGAATGAATAA
- a CDS encoding M28 family peptidase yields the protein MTIRLATLLCASAVIFSSCKDAAPDTPAPTSSVDLLVSSQKWDFGSKAYGHTEKILSFGPRPVESAALASTRAYIIAELKKHGWTCIEQPFQTSTPLGQKTFTNVIARYAPDGTSRTWSKPVKGVLAAHIDSKLQTNFLGADDAASCAGAILEIAEYLHKHHPDQASKMELVFFDGEEALKGGIEYLEQQGQQDGLYGSDYYSKRVASSASRQTAPYPKLPEFGILLDMIGHKDLKIAIPSDTPKKLKQSYEKARTRFELQDSFTYADRFILDDHVPMNLYGIPTIDLIGDFSSSDWWHTEKDNLDIISRNSLATSIQVALSIASDHL from the coding sequence GTGACCATCCGACTAGCCACTCTTCTCTGTGCAAGTGCAGTGATCTTTTCATCCTGTAAGGATGCTGCGCCGGACACCCCTGCTCCAACATCCTCTGTAGATCTACTGGTTAGTTCTCAGAAATGGGACTTTGGCTCCAAAGCATACGGTCATACCGAAAAAATCCTGAGTTTCGGGCCGCGGCCAGTAGAGTCCGCGGCTCTTGCCAGTACCCGCGCTTATATCATCGCTGAGCTCAAGAAGCATGGCTGGACTTGTATTGAACAGCCCTTCCAAACCTCCACCCCACTGGGTCAGAAAACTTTCACGAATGTCATCGCCCGCTACGCACCGGATGGGACATCCCGCACTTGGAGCAAACCAGTCAAAGGTGTTCTCGCTGCCCACATCGACAGCAAGCTACAAACCAACTTCCTCGGTGCAGACGATGCAGCCTCTTGTGCCGGGGCCATCCTAGAGATCGCCGAGTACCTGCATAAGCATCACCCGGACCAAGCGTCCAAGATGGAGCTCGTCTTCTTTGATGGAGAAGAAGCTCTCAAAGGCGGCATCGAATACCTGGAACAACAAGGACAACAAGACGGACTCTACGGCAGTGATTACTACTCCAAACGTGTAGCCTCGAGCGCCTCAAGACAGACAGCGCCTTATCCCAAACTTCCTGAGTTCGGAATCCTACTGGACATGATCGGCCACAAAGACCTCAAGATCGCCATTCCATCAGACACCCCAAAGAAGCTCAAACAATCCTACGAGAAAGCGCGCACCCGCTTCGAGCTACAGGATTCCTTCACCTATGCGGACCGCTTTATCCTGGATGACCACGTTCCCATGAACCTTTATGGCATCCCGACCATAGACCTGATCGGAGATTTCAGCTCCAGCGATTGGTGGCACACCGAAAAAGACAATCTGGACATCATTTCCCGCAACAGCCTCGCTACCAGCATTCAAGTAGCACTCAGCATTGCCTCCGACCACCTCTAG
- a CDS encoding DUF3299 domain-containing protein — translation MVSFSQSLICPIWITLALVLVASTATAQEPTPKETSWEQLLPESEEPFDDPFAKLSEEQLLDLSRVARFRRLREKDAIPSDGATAKQVETIIAEFAEVGIDVDWILSQRERVTRRRERRMTQVDESLVGQEIRIPGYMLPLRSDESGIMEFLLVPWVGACVHTPPPPPNQMIHVTVPGGTKDRGRFAALWLEGKLELKPEEYDLFLVDGSARVKVSFSMTTDRLSDYSPDDSDILAKVEAPEIGDEHSWFEALQIRVALMFTKTMTSIRDRDSSGPLWWGLLVSFLYGLVHTLGPGHGKAVVISYFVGEGGSLKRGVTMGTRIAIFHVFSAVMVVWLMDFAVRQTTGAAPSDYRAVKLASYAFIAVIGAWMLWKALRASKHSQDDHHHHHDGCKTCAAVEKNQGAAGWLALAVGSVPCTGALLVLLFGMANNLLGTAILLVAAISAGMAVAMSGIGVLALLGRQALDLKTSEGVTKRFSRRARIAGAAAILMIGCTLFVLTCTTFETFR, via the coding sequence ATGGTTTCGTTCTCCCAATCGCTGATTTGTCCAATCTGGATAACACTGGCGCTGGTGCTGGTGGCCAGCACTGCCACGGCTCAGGAGCCAACACCTAAGGAAACCTCGTGGGAGCAACTGCTGCCCGAGTCAGAGGAGCCCTTCGATGATCCTTTCGCAAAGCTCAGCGAAGAACAGTTGTTAGATCTTAGTCGGGTCGCGCGCTTCCGGCGTCTTCGAGAAAAGGATGCCATCCCCTCTGACGGAGCGACCGCGAAACAGGTCGAGACGATAATCGCAGAGTTCGCCGAAGTCGGCATCGACGTGGATTGGATTCTATCACAACGCGAGCGCGTAACCCGTAGACGGGAACGACGCATGACGCAGGTCGATGAGTCTTTGGTCGGGCAAGAGATTCGGATACCCGGCTACATGCTTCCGCTTCGTAGTGACGAGAGTGGGATCATGGAATTTCTTCTCGTTCCCTGGGTCGGCGCCTGCGTTCACACACCACCACCACCGCCAAATCAGATGATCCATGTGACCGTGCCAGGAGGCACCAAAGATCGTGGTCGTTTCGCAGCTCTCTGGCTCGAGGGGAAGCTTGAATTGAAGCCTGAGGAATACGACCTCTTCCTCGTCGATGGCAGTGCCCGGGTGAAGGTCTCCTTTTCCATGACCACCGATCGGCTCTCGGACTATTCACCCGATGACTCTGATATCCTTGCCAAAGTCGAAGCACCTGAGATCGGCGACGAGCACAGCTGGTTTGAGGCCCTCCAAATTCGGGTGGCGCTCATGTTCACCAAAACCATGACCTCGATCCGCGACAGGGATTCCTCCGGACCGTTGTGGTGGGGCTTGCTAGTTTCCTTTCTCTATGGACTTGTCCACACACTCGGACCCGGACACGGAAAGGCTGTGGTGATTTCCTACTTTGTCGGCGAAGGCGGAAGCCTGAAACGCGGCGTAACGATGGGCACCAGGATTGCAATTTTTCATGTTTTCTCAGCTGTCATGGTTGTCTGGCTTATGGACTTCGCCGTACGTCAAACGACGGGAGCCGCACCTTCAGACTATCGTGCGGTAAAACTCGCTAGCTACGCCTTCATCGCTGTGATCGGAGCTTGGATGTTGTGGAAAGCGCTACGTGCGTCGAAACATTCGCAGGACGATCACCATCACCATCACGATGGCTGCAAGACCTGCGCCGCCGTTGAGAAAAACCAAGGGGCAGCGGGCTGGCTCGCACTAGCCGTCGGCTCGGTTCCCTGCACCGGAGCACTGCTAGTTTTGCTCTTCGGCATGGCTAACAACCTTCTGGGTACCGCGATTCTTCTGGTGGCAGCCATTTCCGCCGGCATGGCGGTGGCGATGAGCGGTATCGGCGTACTGGCCCTGCTAGGACGGCAAGCCCTTGATCTCAAGACAAGCGAAGGAGTTACGAAACGCTTTTCCAGAAGAGCACGAATCGCAGGAGCCGCTGCTATCCTGATGATTGGCTGCACACTCTTCGTTCTCACTTGTACTACATTCGAAACCTTCAGATGA
- a CDS encoding ParB/RepB/Spo0J family partition protein, whose translation MAKKALGKGLGALIKKQDNPTPIASNSANNVAKANDAPGTRDNEVRLVPIDSVVPSPLQPRKHFTDGQLDDLMDSIRQHGIIQPLITREVNGKLELIAGERRWRASNRLKLTEVPVIIRTASDRDVLEMALIENLQREDLNPIEEAAGYVRLAKEFDMKQDEIATRVGKSRASVANAMRLLDLHSDVQNMVAHGRLTVGHAKAILALKEDKEQLLAADQIIKKKLTVRAAEKLTQDFNKQKTTSKTTNAGGASSEEVALIGKIQTQLQQDFSTRINIHHTPKKGRIEIEYYGNEDLNRILELLGVSLNDF comes from the coding sequence ATGGCGAAGAAGGCATTAGGCAAAGGGCTCGGAGCACTCATCAAAAAACAAGATAATCCAACCCCGATAGCATCTAACAGCGCGAACAACGTAGCGAAAGCAAATGATGCACCCGGCACCCGCGACAACGAAGTACGACTCGTACCTATCGACTCCGTAGTCCCCTCCCCCCTGCAGCCACGTAAACATTTCACAGACGGTCAGCTGGATGACCTGATGGATTCCATCCGTCAGCACGGCATCATCCAGCCACTCATCACCCGTGAGGTAAACGGCAAGCTCGAGCTCATCGCAGGTGAGCGCCGCTGGAGAGCCTCTAACCGACTCAAGCTGACTGAAGTTCCCGTCATCATCCGCACGGCTTCCGACCGTGACGTACTGGAAATGGCTCTCATTGAGAACCTCCAGCGTGAAGACCTCAACCCGATCGAGGAAGCTGCTGGTTACGTTCGCCTCGCCAAGGAGTTCGACATGAAGCAGGATGAGATTGCTACCAGAGTGGGTAAATCCCGCGCCAGCGTAGCAAACGCCATGCGCCTGCTTGACCTACACTCAGACGTCCAAAACATGGTCGCCCACGGCCGCCTCACCGTAGGACACGCAAAAGCTATTCTTGCCCTCAAAGAGGACAAGGAGCAGCTGCTCGCCGCAGACCAGATCATCAAGAAGAAGCTCACCGTACGTGCGGCTGAAAAACTCACCCAGGATTTCAACAAGCAGAAGACCACCAGTAAGACTACCAACGCTGGTGGTGCCTCCTCTGAGGAAGTGGCGCTCATTGGTAAGATCCAGACTCAGCTTCAGCAGGACTTCTCTACGCGTATCAATATTCACCACACTCCGAAGAAAGGTCGCATCGAGATCGAATACTACGGCAACGAGGATCTTAACCGCATCCTTGAGCTGCTCGGCGTATCCCTTAACGACTTCTAA